The following coding sequences are from one Nicotiana tomentosiformis chromosome 3, ASM39032v3, whole genome shotgun sequence window:
- the LOC104090927 gene encoding uncharacterized protein gives MANLFENPSSPPKETTLTPSITPSPTPTSKKGRFKMIARKVVVGGEQIKKINEQLKASRAEEPQKFEESFKCATEGEETVSYKIEQVTSSQKITSETISEVAEKLENSLVLVGTMAGVETTESGKLGGKNKKKKEKESEGTQGYVRGMGKGVAKSSPTPVGLTEETRAMVVSSEESAGEEESLREKRGYNPKQKKSLGVKILGTVRANKKRKAASSIPVETPPTRGRDTRSQKKQSEAELEKALEDSKRKVASKGKKKMVEHVEAVEIEEMDLVLRDEDKEEVATPKTKKRKTSKKKSPSKTKSAEPSTLSHQCGEGSDCKLRRQRIERDSGCTSEGYNDYKNLKWPSLENLLTSLAITRKFADNELELEAKAIYKSEMNPPHKVLFEFVNKVMLPRQEKRQIATFIDLVPLKKWDISTSKDHFGANTLTACDYEVHATVKEPGSSKKVPVNSKVRALVQESGAKDAEIERPKKRLVEVETERDDLRAELAKEKEKNEGILHDMLKLLQAKNQEPSPSQP, from the exons ATGGCAAACCTTTTTGAGAATCCCTCATCACCACCTAAGGAAACTACACTCACACCATCTATCACACCTTCACCCACACCTACCTCTAAGAAAGGAAGGTTCAAGATGATTGCTCGCAAGGTAGTCGTTGGaggagaacaaatcaagaaaatcaatGAGCAATTAAAAGCAAGTCGGGCAGAAGAACCCCAAAAATTTGAAGAATCATTTAAGTGTgcaactgagggggaagaaactgtTTCATATAAAATAGAGCAGGTAACATCTAGTCAAAAAATTACATCTGAGACAATCTCTGAGGTTGCTGAAAAACTGGAAAATAGTTTGGTTTTGGTAGGAACTATGGCTGGGGTTGAAACAACTGAATCTGGAAAAttgggtggtaaaaataaaaagaaaaaagaaaaagagagtgaggGTACTCAAGGTTATGTGAGGGGAATGGGAAAAGGAGTGGCTAaatcttcacccactcctgtTGGGTTGACTGAAGAAACAAGAGCTATGGTAGTGAGCAGTGAGGAATCTGCTGGAGAGGAAGAAAGTTTGAGAGAAAAAAGGGG TTACAATCCTAAACAGAAGAAGAGTTTAGGAGTTAAAATCCTTGGAACTGTTAGGGCAAACAAGAAGAGAAAGGCTGCCTCTTCTATCCCTGTAGagactcctcctacaagaggaagagatacaaggagtcagaagaagcaAAGTGAGGCTGAACTGGAAAAAGCCCTAGAAGACAGTAAAAGAAAAGTTGCTTCAAAGGGAAAGAAGAAAATGGTTGAGCATGTTGAGGcagttgaaattgaggagatgGACCTGGTTCTTCGTGATGAAGACAAGGAAGAGGTTGCGACTCCAaagacaaagaaaagaaagacttccAAAAAGAAGTCCCCTTCAAAGACAAAGTCTGCAGAACCTTCTACCTTG AGTCACCAGTGTGGTGAAGGGAGTGACTGTAAGCTTCGACGACAAAGAATTGAGAGAGATTCTGGGTGTACTTctgaagggtacaatgattacAAAAATCTCAAATGGCCAAGCCTAGAGAACCTCCTTACCTCCCTTGCCATTACAAGGAAGTTTGCTGACAATGAGTTAGAGCTAGAGGCCAAGGCTatatacaaaagtgagatgaatCCACCCCACAAAGTGTTATTTGAATTTGTTAACAAGGTCATGTTGCCCAGGCAGGAAAAAAGGCAAATTGCCACATTCATAGACTTG GTTCCCTTAAAGAAATGGGATATTAGTACAAGCAAGGATCACTTTGGAGCAAACACCTtgactgcttgtgactatgaagtccatgctactgttaaagaacctggttcatccaagaaggtGCCTGTGAACAGCAAAGTGAGAGCCTTGGTACAAGAGAGTGgagctaaggatgctgagattgagaggccGAAAAAGAGGCTGGTTGAAGTAGAAACTGAGAGGGATGATCTCAGGGCTGAGCTtgcaaaggagaaggagaagaatgaaGGCATTCTTCATGATATGTTAAAGCTACTTCAAGCCAAAAATCAAGAACCTAGTCCTTCCCAGCCTTGA